A single Oryza brachyantha chromosome 8, ObraRS2, whole genome shotgun sequence DNA region contains:
- the LOC102708275 gene encoding cytochrome c1-like has translation MARGITVATTLLLVTLATVAPPFVHAALEYPADVPVAAEESSDGKADAPAADAETPAVKADAPAATAESPPANAAAESPAGDGKADTPIVAEEFSDGKPNAAAVASETLGVKANAPTATTESPLADVAAESPAGDGKADASVAAEESSDGKADAPAVAADSPGVKADAPEAAVESPPADAAAESPAREGKADAPTAAAESAYGVADTPAEATESSAGKTGGLTYVKFVIKNPVKSKKDPNARADGLPIDPTPDGQM, from the coding sequence ATGGCTCGCGGCATCACCGTCGCGACGACGCTCCTGCTGGTCACCCTCGCCACGGTGGCACCGCCGTTCGTCCACGCGGCTTTGGAGTACCCCGCTGACGTGCCCGTCGCGGCTGAGGAATCCTCAGACGGCAAGGCCGACGCTCCCGCCGCGGACGCGGAAACCCCTGCCGTCAAGGCCGATGCGCCCGCGGCAACCGCGGAATCCCCACCAGCCAACGCAGCCGCGGAATCCCCCGCCGGAGACGGCAAGGCCGACACGCCCATCGTGGCTGAGGAATTCTCAGACGGCAAGCCCAACGCTGCCGCCGTGGCCTCGGAAACCCTTGGAGTCAAGGCCAATGCGCCCACGGCAACCACGGAATCCCCACTAGCCGATGTGGCCGCGGAATCACCCGCCGGAGACGGCAAGGCCGACGCATCCGTCGCGGCTGAGGAATCCTCTGACGGCAAGGCCGACGCTCCTGCCGTGGCCGCGGATAGCCCTGGAGTCAAGGCCGATGCGCCCGAGGCAGCCGTGGAATCCCCACCAGCCGACGCGGCCGCGGAATCCCCCGCCAGAGAAGGCAAGGCCGACGCGCCCACAGCTGCTGCGGAATCCGCATACGGCGTGGCAGACACGCCCGCCGAGGCCACGGAATCCTCAGCTGGCAAGACCGGGGGCCTCACGTACGTCAAGTTTGTGATAAAAAACCCAGTCAAATCGAAGAAAGATCCGAATGCCCGTGCCGACGGCCTCCCGATCGACCCGACGCCCGACGGTCAGATGTAA
- the LOC121053205 gene encoding histone H2B.2: MAPKAEKKPAEKKPAEDKAGEKAEKAPAAGKKPKAEKRLPASKGEKGGEGKKERGRKKGKKSVETYKIYIFKVLKQVHPDIGISSKAMSIMNSFINDIFEKLAGEAAKLARYNKKPTITSREIQTSVRLVLPGELAKHAVSEGTKAVTKFTSS; this comes from the coding sequence ATGGCGCCGAAGGCCGAGAAGAAGCCCGCGGAGAAGAAGCCGGCGGAGGACAAGGCCGGCGAGAAGGCGGAGAAGGCCCCCGCGGCGGGGAAGAAGCCCAAGGCCGAGAAGAGGCTGCCTGCGTCCAAGGGGGAGAAGGGCGGCGAGGGCAAGAAGGAGCGCGGCCGGAAGAAGGGCAAGAAGAGCGTCGAGACGTACAAGATATACATCTTCAAGGTGCTCAAGCAGGTGCACCCCGACATCGGGATCTCCTCGAAAGCCATGTCCATCATGAACTCGTTCATCAACGACATCTTCGAgaagctcgccggcgaggccgccaAGCTCGCGAGGTACAACAAGAAGCCCACCATCACCTCCAGGGAGATCCAGACCTCGgtccgcctcgtcctccccgGCGAGCTCGCCAAGCACGCCGTCTCCGAGGGCACCAAGGCCGTCACCAAGTTCACTAGCTCTTAG